Genomic DNA from Macadamia integrifolia cultivar HAES 741 chromosome 6, SCU_Mint_v3, whole genome shotgun sequence:
TATActgatggatagtactcgaaaatatgattccaatgatatatggtacgccaaGATCGAACCATTAGATCTCCTAGGACCACATCTGGAAGTCAGGAATGCTATAGAGGCTCACATCAGTATCAGATTGATTCCAGGAATATTCCCTTTTTCGAGGCTTCGTGAGAATGTGGCTGCTCTGTAAGCCTTGCAGCCCCACGAGAATCTGGTGGCCTTGTGAGCCTCACGGCCTAGCGAAAAAGGGGCGGGGAcatgaaatttttgaaattgcTGCAACCCAAAAAATGGCAGCCCCAAGAAAATACCCCCTTTTAGGTCCAAAAATCTGTAAAAAGGGGAACTATTCACTCATCCCAAGGACAAGAATTTTTAACTCCCTTCCCCTAGTGAGCTACCCACTTTCCAATTGTCATAAGGCATAAAAAGAGTCTGTCAACCTCTATTTTGTCTGAATTTCAATCTTTACAATCCAAATCTCTACCAAAATACTCACCTATCTAATCATCTCGTTTTGTgtgccaaaacccaaaaaatcccaaaaaaactcaaaaatctGAGAAAATTCCCCAACCTTTAGGAATGCCTTAGAGAACCATTCCCCCTTCTGTTTTTTGATATTCTATCTGAAAACCTTGAAACTCTACCAAAACTTTCAGAAGAGTTGCGAAGGGTTGCGAGAAGGCTAGAATCTCCAAAAAAGGAAGGCTAACGATCAAGACTTCctcctgagccaggagaacacttGATTGATCCGCAACAATAGGGCCCACCCTCTCAACTCAAAATAGGGTTTGAGCCTAGGTATAGCCTATAAACTTAGTAGAAAAGATGTAGACTCTCAATTCACATGTggtagtgtatatagtagtatAATAGAAATTCAACACGCATGCGGTATAGGATTAAGCTAGGAAAAATATTCactcttaagcatctagtaagaagaccggttCAACCGGGTGGAggaggtgcctaacaccttcccatcTTCATATCCTGACGCTTACCCgtatctctggactagaccaattttTTGGGCCCTTTCCTTATAGATCAGGCCCCCATCAGGTCCTAGGCCTTAACCctaagtggcgactccaaatcTTATATTTTCTAGTCCTcgatattggaccatcatcaacatCCCTTCTGAAAAATAAACCGACTCAAAGGGAAAGAAAACCTCTACGAAATAGGCTCCCACTTATCTCTAAGTAAGGACGCAATGGTACAGGGCCGGTGAATGATCACGAGAGAGGGCCGGACTCTGGCTACTACTATTATACATAAAGATTTAGAGGATTCTCCCCCAAGTGGTagatgttggtgtatgatgtcttgtattccgtcgcagtttaatccagggagtactggtgcagcacctaaacaggcaggacggcggtcccactAGTCGGTTAGcgagccgtgggggttgcaaggggggcaggaggcccccctgcatagcaaggggtgtaggggggtgcagccccctgctcgaattttttatttgagggcaattgtatacTTTTTGGATTCGGGTTTTTGCGCtctatatttgtagcgagggtttctttctctataatgcaagcaatactgagaggtgtgaggatgagcgttgtaaccctattctccattgatagtgaagtaggatctcatctcaccggggacgtaggcaaccttgccgaacctcgtaaaaatccgtatgcattgtttgttttgtttttccattatcttctgcatcgttttagggttgcgtttctacagtagAAGCATATTACCATACTCCCGACAGGATAAAAACCAGTAACAATTCAACCAAGTACTAGAAGAACTTAAAAATGGAAGCAATCCATAAACCCAGTGGAACATTCACAACCCCTATAGTAGACAAACACACCAAGCAATGAGTGGATTCAATCCCTAATAAAGATACTTACGAGACATTCAACCAATACTGTTACATTAAGGTTTTTAACATCTTTATCACCAAAATCTCTTATTTTTAATTACACCCCTATATACTTTATATCtcacttagggcccgtttgatatcgttctaaaaaaacgtttctggagtttattcgttctattggaacgaaaaaacggaatcttctgtttggtgcacttatggtccgtttctgtttttttttttaaccaaaagtgaaaaaaaaaaactgaaaaaacgagattggacagaactccaaaatggagttccgtcttcccagtttcattccattttacaaaaaaaaaaaaaaaaaaaaaaatttaccgataaaaatctgaaatttttaaacaccattttttcgtttaaaaactgcgttttgacacagaaactgaaattttcgtttttgacacgaaacggtgtttctgaaacagaaacgataccaaacgggcccttagttttaATTTCGATGAAGTTTTAACCAATAAGGTTTTGTTTTATATGTTTTACCGTGTGTTTGCATTAGTACCCTTAAGCATGCTATTGAAAATTTTTGCTCACCCGATGAAGTGTTCTTTCCGAGAATCACTTCTTCAATTTTCAACTATTTCATAGCCTCAGTCAAATAGGTGTATGCTGTAGataccacattttatcaccccTGAAAGGGCTAAGCaattatgagttgggaaaacttGAGACATGGAGGGACCTTGTATATACAATCGAGATTTTCTGTCACATCTAGGAAGgtaatttttcttccattctgGCATAGGATGGTCaacaaattgaaaataaaaacaaattttaaactGGTTAAGGGATTTGACATGGTTAGAATAAATTGagtaaaaaaaaacccaactggGCCAAACCCCCTAAGTCAACTCAAGTCAAAGTTATACTGACTCAGGCCGATGCCAAGTGATTTTGGCCAACACCATTTGTAGCTAGGCCAatgttttcaaatttcaacTATGTCGGCCAAAATGCATATTGTACCGGTTGATGTGATTTTATAGGGATTTCGTGAATCTTCCATTATATCTCAACCAAATCTCGTATTTGACACCTAAGCCACATACCTAGACACACAGTAAGGCCCTAGGACACTTTTAAGACTCTAGAAACATATGTGACAAATGTGTTAATTGCCTACACCCTTAGGGAATATACTTTTCCTAAAAATAGAtccaaatctctctctaaaCAAGGAAAGAGATCACACTCTCATTTGGAAGCATTCATATACTTTCCTTGGTGGCCAGTGAGTCTCCAAACTATAAATATATGACTCATCCTATGTTTTAGGGAGCCTTCACAATCTTACGGACACATACCCAACAACCTTAATCAAAGCCGTCAAGATTCACGGACTGGAATCGTAAAGAACTACTGTCATACTTCGGACCATTTTTTGCTAGTACTGGCCATGCCTGAGCATAGGTTTTTTATACAATCTAGCTTGGGGAGGCACACccaacattttctttctttcaatgaagattctttctttctcttcactTTCTTACCCTATTCCTTCCTTTCTTGCAACGATTCTCCTCAACTCTTACATAAACCTTGCACACCTTCTTTTGCCTTCGATAGAGCTTCATAGAAGCCAAAAATAGTGTTGGAGGTGAGTTAGTGGAACCTCCAAGCACcattcttccctcttcttctcttttctcctctccttctcttctatgGCTTTTTCATCTCTGTTTTCTTGGAATATTTAATGACAAAAAGCACTAAAACTCATTTAAATAGCTGAATAAATGACCCAAACCCTACCTTTGTACAACCGcccaaattaaacaaaaaaccAATTTGATAGACTAaccttttttttcaattgtgAGAGGCATAAATTCTTTTATATAACTATAATTGGGCTGATTATTATGTCATCTAAAATTAGACTCAAATATCTATAAATTCAGTAGTGGTGTTCCTTCATTTCTAGCTGAAAGATTCCCAAAAAATTGACTTAAAGTTGGATGAATCGAACCCATCACAAGTCAATCAAATGTCCCATCCAGTAGAACGGTTTAATAAAGTGGTCAACCGATTTGCCTAACAAAAAAAACCAGAGAGTACCAGTTTGATCTGGTTGATAAACCGGTCAACCGGTTTGAGTCCAATTGACTTTATTTCGGCATGATCATATGGAAATGCCCACATCTTCTTTGTACGAACTCCAATTGACCCAATTATTTTTCCTACGTACAGAAGATTTGAATTACTACATTTTTTATGAGGACACCATCAACCTAGGTGTAGTGGACAGATCCCAAAAATGGGATTGAACCCTACTAACGTTAGGACACTACCTCTTCAGTTTATGCACTACCTAAAGATCGTGTCATAACTTTTTACTCTGATATCAGATCAATATGATTCTAATTGCATTTGGACTCAACACTCGATTATCTATAATTTCCATGAAAATGTTGCCTTCCATATTAttcatttgaattttcaaaaatactCAAACACGCTACCATTCCATATACCCTAAGATTTTTTCACATTTAATTTATTGAGCCTTCATTCGTTGCTTCCACCTTATGCCAAACCTTGTACAATCATACAATTAGGTGACCTATACTACCACATTGTCTTACATAGCTCAATATCCATGCCAAATTGCTGTATCAATGACAAATCACCGTTTGGCCATTACACTTCCTCTAACATGTTGTTTGACATGTCACCCATTGTCTGACACTTGTGGTCACTGACAACCCACTCATGAACATTATGTTATTGGCTAAGTTACATCACCAGTACACTCTCAACACTAACCCATTGCCTATGAACACATGTGCTTGCCATATTATGCTGCCACATGTCCAAAAGCTACAACTACATTGTTTGGCGACAATTGCTGACTGTACACTATAACATACACTATTACATGAGGTATGAACCCTCTGAAACTGTACACTATAGCATACACTTTTGCATGAGGTCTGAGCCCTCTGAATCATTGTCTATATACTGTCTGCATTGTCTATCCCTGTCAGGTATACTAGAACACCTTTGGTCACTTGTACACTATCTATACACTCCATACCGTTGCTTTGTTGACTACACCGCACGCATCACATGCACTGTGTGTACAACATATTTTAAGTACGATTGTCCATCTTAGACAACTTGATTATGACTTAATACTTTCTTTTAAGTACGGATTGCCACTAAGTCATAGAAGTCCATTAACAATAAAATcacataaatttttttacaaCAATTAAGCTTCATAGTTTCTTAGGTTTGTTCATTTGGTTAGGTCTTTAGTTGACTTTACTTGGATTGATTTCATCTTGTGGACATCATCGTCAAGATTATATAgacatgaaaattaaaaaaatatataatcttGATTTTCTTGAAAGATTCCTTCATCTTGATTTGCCTTTAAGGAACTTTGATCTTTCTCTTCATGGATGTCTGTAGACAAcactcttttcttcaatcaacaTGCGATTTCTCCCATCAAAATTTCCATCTGAAAATCCTGGTTATCATCATTTTTTTATCACATAAACAAACATGTTAGGTAACCTAAACACATAAGGTTTTCATATccaaaacacaataaatgttatACTAAAAAATGTGATTCCAACGACGTATGGTACACAAAGATTAGACCACTAAATCTCCTAGGATCACATTTGGAAGTCAAAAATTTTGTGGAGGGTCAGATCAATATCAGattgattctaggaatattccctTTTTCACGGACCTGTGAGAATGTAGTGACCCCGCGAGCCTTGCGGCCCTATGAGAATCTGGTAGCCCTGCTTGTTTTGGCAAAAAAAGGGCGGCCCAGTGAAAATATCTACTTTTTCGATCGATTATTATGTTTAGCAAGGAAGAGGTAAGTGAAAGGATgttaggagagagaagctctgggGTGGGTGTGCTTGAAGATGATCTTCTTGGAGATTGACCACCTGATAGGGGAAAGCAACGAAAGATAACAGATTTTTGGGGGCCTTCTGCCTGCCCGCGGCTTCCTTTGATCCTTGAAGTCCACGCTCAAGGATCTACTGATCCTGATGCCCCGGCCCCCCAAAAAATCATATGCAGGGCGGTGGGAAGTGTCTTTCCGGCAGTGGAGGAATTGCTTGAACCTGTTTATGCTGGAGCCTCAACAAAGGTGATTATCCCGcaagaagaatatgaagaaCGTCTAGGAAGATACCGATTAGCCTTGATAGGAAGATTCAATTTTAGATATGTTTCCCTCGATGACATTCGGAAGGAAGTAGCGAATGACTGGAATTTAAAGGGGAAGGCGAAGCTGATCCCAAAGGGAAAGGGTTTTACAATCATCCAATTTGAACATGAGAGAGATATGGCGACCATATGGAAGAGAGGGCATGTTAAACTGGGGAGCCAACATTTCCGATTTCAGCGGTGGCATACTgatttcaacatccatgaaAAGATGGTGAACAAAGCCCCTGTATGGGTTAGATTCCCAGAACTTCCTCTGGAATACTGGCACGAAAAGGTCCTATTGACCATGGCAAAGGTGGTTGGAAGACCGATAGCAATTGATCAACACACAAAATAGGTGCTGCATGGGAATTTCGCAAGGGTGCTAGTTGAAATTGAGGTGGGCAATCAGAGACCTGAAGAGATTCAAGTTGAATGCAAACAACCTGTGACTGATAATCTTTTCTGGTTCAAGCAAAAGATTGTTTATGAAGATCATATTGGCAGATGTGGTTTTGTAAAAAAACAGGTCACTTAATCGGAGCTTGCAGAGAGAAGAAGGCTGCCGATGCAAAGGCAACTTTGTAGGAAAAGATCCGGGCATTCCTGGTGCTGTGTACGCGGATGAGGAACCTCGGCAACATTCAAGATCAAGTGAACATGCCCCAAATTGAGGTGCAAAAGGTACTGCCTTGACACGGTAGGGATCTAGGGCGAGCTCCACCGATGACAATGAGGATAGAGCCACCATGGAGGGCGGTGCTAGTGATGCAGCCTCCTCAAGGGGCGGCGATGAAGATGTTGATTCCTTCTCATGCGAGGAAGAGATTCAGGAAACAAACTTAGAAGGTCAATTTGCTGAGGCTATCACTCCTTAATCAAGGAGAGTTTCCCCATTGTACGATGAAGCTGAGATGGGATTGATTTCAATCAATAATTCacttttcaattttgtttccaATGCAAATGTGGAAGTAATCTTGGAGGTGGATAGGATGGAAGAGGACAGGGTCGACCCTTCTACTACCCGGCCCATGGTGGGAAACGATTCTGGATTTGACTCAGCTAAGAGGTGAAATACCAATGATGACCTTCCTATGGATGGCCAAACCGAAGGTTATCATAGAAGCCTGCCCTTTGCTTCGCATGGAGCCCTTGCGGCGGTTATGGGACTGCCTAGGAAGGGCTCGATGAATTTCACAGATGGTGTGGCCATGGTGGATAGGgcggtgatgagcacatttatgtgtgaaatctagggtagtaaaacatgcattttacatatttagaatggagttaccttgggttttactctctttttgcaggttttatattttcaagaccttaaggactatcgggcactatatcttcaattttacacgtaaagaagtcctatttttttcatggttgcgaagaggacggaATTCTGAGcgagatggacgtgttcaattaaaagtacacattcgtttggtcacccgtacaaatgattattcttttcgggtcagaaaatgaataatggatcagaactgaaccgagatgcagaaccagcccgtttgcaattgtcccagaggtacaaggaatactccaaatttcaacaaggatcgatggaccacatccttaagtgattaaagatttatttttggtaacaacaactacctagcttagttggtgagctatggtgtacaaaattcccttgctcaccaagaggtctcaagttcgaatctcatggttgtttttttttagagaatttgttgaagatttcctgcttttcNNNNNNNNNNNNNNNNNNNNttttttttaattacgtgggttgtttattttcagttatttatttatttaattgcatggcttgcgtctttaaattcttagatgacgaatggttaggacgttatttttaggacgataattagaattagatcacaaccattaatcagttcactttcgcattattaaaagaaataaaaaataaagtggctgctctctctgtgttcgacccgtagctacactgatccatacgcttgcggttacattttaaatctcaaataggcggccaagaaaagggaagaatcCCAAGGTGGATGGACTATCcaacaaaagaagggaaagaaagtgTAATCAAAGGATCAGGCACCACCTCGGGCTGATCAAACAACCTCATCTCACCTGTAACCATGAGAGCTCACTTTTGGAACATTAGGGGGATGAAAAAGACCTCTACAAGGGATTCACTCCGGAAACTAATCTCTAAGCATATTCCTAACATCATCTGTATTGCGGAGCCAATGATTgatgtttcaaaattttcaaagctATTTTTTAATAGGATGGGATTTGAGTCTGACCTCATCCATAACGTACAGGTTAATAAGGAACCCAATCTGTGGGTGATGTGGAGAACAAATTTTTTGAAGCCAATGGTTACTTCGATGTCTAAGCAGTAGATATCGTTCCAGTTAAATTGGCTTGGAAGTATTGTCACTATCTTGGTTGTGCATGCTAAATGCCTCAGGGTAAAGCGCAAAAATATTTGGATTGATTTGATATCTAGACCTTTGTTAGGACCGAGAATGATTTTTGGAGATTTCAATGCCACTCTCTTCGATCATGAACTTCGTGGGCCAGACAGATTATGTATGGGAGCAGCAATGGAATTTTGTGCGATGGTCGATTCCACCTCCATGATCCAAGTGTCTTTTTCGGGAAGAAAATTCACTTGGAGTAACAACAGGAAGAGATGTAACATTCCTACTGTGTTGGATAAGGCCTTCGTTAATGCTGATTGGCTGAGTACCTTTACTAATTGCAGCCAGCAAGTCCTCCTCAAAGCTTCATCTGATCATTCTCCAATTTTGGTGAATTTAGAAAATACTGTGAAGCCAAAAAATTGCCCTTTCTGCCTAAACAAATTATGGATGAATCATATGGAGATTACTTCTATTGTGGAGAATGCATAGAATATGGAGATAGTAGGCCCTTCCCCCATTTTAATTATGGCGAAGAAGCTTAAGAAGTTAAAATCCATCATTCGAGATTGATCGTGCACTGCTTTTCCAAATCTGGACTTGGAGGTAAAATCCTCCAAAGACGATCTTGAGGAAATACAACGCCgagtagaagaagaaggtatGTCTGATCATCTTTTTGATTTAGTGGATGAAGCAAAAAATCGATACTCGAAGGCCTTGGAAATCCACGAGAAAATATGGGCAGAGAAGTCTAGAGTGAGATGGCTAAAGGAAGGGGACAGAAACTCCAGGTTCTTTTCTAAAGGATCAAAAAATGCGATTAGATCCATTCTAAAGGAGGATGGGAATGTGGTTACAGATCAAGATCAGATGGGGTCTTATTTAGtggatttttataaaaaatttcacaGGCGTGTGGCTGTGGACAATCATTTTGAAATTCTTGATGTCATTCCTCTAGTTATAAATCAAGACGATCGAATGGTGCATGACGAGATTCCCATGGACGATGAGATCAAGTGGCTGTTTGGAATTTAGatccagatagctctcctggcCTGGACGGTTACTCTGGAGCATTTTTTAGGAAATGCTGGACAATTATTCAAAAAGATGTTTGCAGCGCGGTGAAGTCCTTCTTCTCTTCAGGTATGCTTCCTAATGGAATTAATAATTCTTTCCTCTTATTAATTTCTAAGGAGGAGGGTGCTTGCTTCTTGGACAAATTTTGTTTCCTATGTATAGGGAATTTTTTCTGCAAGCTTCTTTCTAAGATTATGGCCACTCAAATCAGTGTTTTCCTTCCTAAGATAATTTCTCCAGAGTAAGGAGCTTTCCAACGTGGTAAAGTCATCCAATCTAATATTGGATTGGCCTTTGAGCTTGCCAACTTGATGGGGAAGACAGCTAGAGGGGGTGGAATGGGGCTTAAAATTGATATTGGGAAAGCCTTTGATACACTTTCAtgggattttccctttttgacCCTTAAAAATTTTGGAATCTCTGAAAAAATGTCTAGGTGGATTAGAGAAATTCTTAGATTTGCTAGAATTTCAATTCTTCTAAATGGTGGTCCGATTGGCTTCTTTGGGGCTACCAGAGGTCTTAGACAAGGTGACCCTATATCCCCTCTCTTGTTTATTATTGCTGAAGAAGTTTTTTGTAAAGGCTTAAAGGAAATGGGAAGAAAAAGTCTCATAAATCCTATCTCTGGTCCTCGTGGCACACCTGTTCCTTCTCACCTGTTGTTTGCAGATGACATattcattttcatgaatgccTCAAAAAAATTTGTCGGgaacattaaattttttttggagaaatatATAGCTTCTCAGGATAGCATTTTAATTTAGAGAAGAGCAAGATGTTTCTTGTAGGGATCCCTGCTGATAGGAAGTCTTGGATTGTAGAGAAAATGGTCATTCCCATTTGCAATTTC
This window encodes:
- the LOC122082079 gene encoding uncharacterized protein LOC122082079 — encoded protein: MIFGDFNATLFDHELRGPDRLCMGAAMEFCAMVDSTSMIQVSFSGRKFTWSNNRKRCNIPTVLDKAFVNADWLSTFTNCSQQVLLKASSDHSPILVKSSKDDLEEIQRRVEEEGMSDHLFDLVDEAKNRYSKALEIHEKIWAEKSRVRWLKEGDRNSRFFSKGSKNAIRSILKEDGNVVTDQDQMGSYLVDFYKKFHRRVAVDNHFEILDVIPLVINQDDRMVHDEIPMDDEIKWLFGI